CAGGGAAATCAATGTCAATGTCCGGCAAAGAAACACGTGCTTCATTTAAAAAGCGTTCAAATAGCAGCCCATAGGCTAGTGGATCAACGTCCGTAATATACAGACAATAAGCAACGATCGAACCAGCGGCCGATCCACGGCCGGGACCGGTTAAGACCCCTGCGTTTCTGGCATAAGCCATGAAATCCCAAACAATAAGAAAATAATCTTCAAACGCGATCTTCTCGATGACGGCAAGTTCATGCTCCAGTCGCTCGACCACCTGCTTGTCCAACCGGCCGTAGCGTTCGTTTGCACCTTGAAAACATATCTTTCTCAATGCATCCCGTGATCGCTCCTCGCGGTGGTCGGGAGAGGGAAGTGTTGTCTGCAGTTGATCTGGTTCCACCGAACAGCGATCAGCGATTGCAACGGTATTGGTCATCGCTCTATCATCATGCGCCCACGCCTGTTCAGCATAAGAAGCAGAAAAAAGCACATGTTCCTCCCGCCACTCCAATGGACTTACGTCTTCAAGGGGCCGGTTGCTGCGAATGGCTTCCAAACAGCGCCGCCATTTTTTATCTTCCTCTGATAAAAAAGAAACATTCCCACACGCCACCCGTTTCATCTTCATCGCATCGGCAAACGCGATCCAGGATGCACGTTCTTCGCTCTCGGGTAAATGAGCGGGAAGGCAACCGACGTATAAGCGATCCGGCCCGATCCTCTCCCTCATCGCTTGAATAACTTCCCGGGCGTGCTCCCTGTCCAGGCTCGCGACGGGGTTCCTCTCTTCAGGAAGAATAACGATCAAATGACTGCTATGCCGGTAAAAAAAATCCGCTTGCACCCACGTTTCCGATCGGGATTGGGATTGGGCCGACAACGCCATTAGTTGCTGGTATCCTGTCAGATTAACGGCGATTAAAAGGAGGGTCCCTTTGGCCTTTTCTTCAACCTCTACATCTAATTCCAAACCGAAGAGCGGTTTTATTTTTCGCTCCTTACAGCGTTTATAAAATTTATGGGCACCGTACATGACATTTCGATCTGTCAGGGCCAGTGCGGAATAACCGAGAGAAGCCGCCCGGTCCACAAGGGTATCGATGCGGCACGTGCTCTCCAGCAAGGTATATTCACTTCGCACTTGTAAATGGACAAATGAATCCACGGCACTCTCTCCTTTTCCCTCATCTCACTTCCCACATCTCACTTCTAAATCAAGCATAACTTGGCCTTTGATTGATTATACATGAAAATAGACGACCCATGCTTACGCGGATAAAAGGTTGTTTGCGAGAAATAGGGGGGACCCGGCACATGTTTACCAGAGATTTTTTGGCTACATTGGTTCTGGACTTTTTCGTTGCCTTCGGGGTGGTGCTAGGCGGGGCCATTATCGGAGGGATTGGCGCTTTTATGATCGGAAAACCGCCACTTGCAACCATTCACGATTTAGCCGGGAGCCTGAAAATTTGGGCACTTGTTGCTGCCATCGGGGGGACGTTTGACGCGATCACCAGCTTGGAGCGCGGGCTCTTTTACGGCACACATATTGATATATATAAAACCGTCTGTATGATTTTAGCCGCTTTATCCGGCGCAAATGTTGGCACTTTAATTATCCAATGGATTACACAGGAACAGATACACCCATGAGAATCCCTCCCTATTACAAACGTCCGGGCTGGCAACGTTTTTTGGCAGGTGTCATTATCGGCACGTTGATTGGCTGGTGCATTTTCCTTTATCAGTTTGGCAAAGTGCATGAAGAGATGGTCGTGGAACTCGGGAAAAATGAATTGCAAATCGAGCAACTGCAACGAAATCTCGAATCTCTAAGGGAACGGGAACAAGAAGAAACTAACGGCGATGATTTCATCATTGAAGAGATTTCCATTGTCTTTGAAAATGAAGACGAAAGCCGCCTTAGCGAGCTCGCGCTATATGACATCGAACAACAGGCCAAGGAAGAATTGGAACACCTGTTAGACCAAGAACTGGAAAGTGTCGCCGAAAATCGCGAGCTGCTCGTGAGGACCATTGAAAATAAACGTTATCCATCCAATGATTATGAATACAACTTGATTGTGCATCAAGTAACCCTCTATCGAACGTTGGAACTCCATGTAGAGGTAGTCCCCGTTTCCGATGATTGAGCACTTTTGACGTTACGTACGATAGGTCTTGCACACCTCTTCCAACTGCTCGATCACCTGCATCCGTTCCTCATCATTCTCTGCTGTTGCACCTGCTGCGAGCGGGTGCCCCCCACCTTGAAATCGACTTGCCATTTCGTTAATGATGGGGCCTTTGGAACGGAGCCTCACACGATAACTTTTGTCTTCCAACTCTACGAACGTTACCCAGGCAACGATGCCCTCCACATTCGCGACTGAATGAGTGATCGCTGATGATTCATTTACGCTCACTTGATATTTACGAAGTTGTTCCTGGCTAAGTGTGATGACGCCAACCCCGTTTTCGCTCAGCGCAAAACCGGAGAGCACCTCTCCTTCCAAACGCAACAGCGCAAGGGGTTTTTTGTCCATCTCATTAAATAAATGACGAACGTCGAATTCCCTTTCATAAAGAAGCTGGACGGCCTTAAACGTGCGTGCCGTCGTGTTCGGATGGGAAAAGCGCCCCGTGTCCCCGACAATTCCCGCGAATAAGAGGCGGGCGCACTCCCCATCGAGCTCCCAACCTTGGGGAGCGGCAATCTCATCAAACCAGTGGACGATCATTTCTGATGTTGAGCTGAATGTCGGATCCACCCACGCGAGAGGGGTATAATCATCTACCACCGGATGATGATCGATTTTAAAAAGCTCACGGGCGTTTTTATATCGCTCGTCATCAATTCGTCCGGTGTTGGCCGTGTCACATACGATAACGAGCGATTCCAAAAAAGTTGTATCATCAATCGTATCCATGTCAGATAAGAAAGAAAGCGATGGTTCCTCATCCCCGGCTAGTTGCACTTTTTTTCCGGTG
The Salicibibacter kimchii DNA segment above includes these coding regions:
- a CDS encoding DHH family phosphoesterase — translated: MKQKLFDTISAYEHIIICRHERPDPDAIGSQAGLARLIERNTGKKVQLAGDEEPSLSFLSDMDTIDDTTFLESLVIVCDTANTGRIDDERYKNARELFKIDHHPVVDDYTPLAWVDPTFSSTSEMIVHWFDEIAAPQGWELDGECARLLFAGIVGDTGRFSHPNTTARTFKAVQLLYEREFDVRHLFNEMDKKPLALLRLEGEVLSGFALSENGVGVITLSQEQLRKYQVSVNESSAITHSVANVEGIVAWVTFVELEDKSYRVRLRSKGPIINEMASRFQGGGHPLAAGATAENDEERMQVIEQLEEVCKTYRT
- a CDS encoding YtrH family sporulation protein; the protein is MFTRDFLATLVLDFFVAFGVVLGGAIIGGIGAFMIGKPPLATIHDLAGSLKIWALVAAIGGTFDAITSLERGLFYGTHIDIYKTVCMILAALSGANVGTLIIQWITQEQIHP
- the ytrI gene encoding sporulation membrane protein YtrI — encoded protein: MRIPPYYKRPGWQRFLAGVIIGTLIGWCIFLYQFGKVHEEMVVELGKNELQIEQLQRNLESLREREQEETNGDDFIIEEISIVFENEDESRLSELALYDIEQQAKEELEHLLDQELESVAENRELLVRTIENKRYPSNDYEYNLIVHQVTLYRTLELHVEVVPVSDD